From a single Camelus bactrianus isolate YW-2024 breed Bactrian camel chromosome 11, ASM4877302v1, whole genome shotgun sequence genomic region:
- the ZDHHC6 gene encoding palmitoyltransferase ZDHHC6 isoform X2 produces the protein MPCLLVLASSLWGGNRKILRIACTSNIVKSAKRTRHHGHITAESVTAPLGCIHAAFIFVMTMYTQLYNRLSFGWNTVKIDMSAARRDPLPIIPFGLAAFAATLFALGLALGTTIAVGMLFFIQMKIILRNKTSIESWIEEKAKDRIQYYQLDEVFVFPYDMGSRWKNFKQVFTWSGVPEGDGLEWPVREGCHQYSLTIEQLKQKADKRVRSVRYKVVEDYSGACCPLSKGIKTFFTSPCTEEPRIRLQKGEFILATRGLRYWLYGDKILDDSIIEGVSRIRGWFPRNCVEKCPCDAETDQAPEGEKKNR, from the exons GAAAATTCTCAGGATAGCGTGTACCTCCAACATTGTAAAGTCTGCCAAGCGTACAAGGCACCACGGTCACATCACTGCAGAAAGTGTAACAG CACCGCTGGGTTGTATTCATGCTGCCTTCATTTTTGTTATGACGATGTACACACAGCTTTATAATCGG CTCTCCTTTGGGTGGAACACGGTAAAGATTGATATGAGTGCAGCCCGGAGAGATCCTCTTCCGATTATTCCATTTGGATTAGCTGCATTTGCTGCTACCTTGTTTGCCTTGGGATTAGCTTTAGGAACAACCATAGCTGTTGGGATGTTGTTTTTCATCCAG atgaaaataattctcagaaaCAAAACTTCTATTGAATCGTGGATTGAAGAGAAG GCTAAAGATCGAATTCAATATTATCAGCTGGATGAAGTCTTTGTTTTTCCGTATGATATGGGAAGTAGATGGAAGAACTTTAAACAGGTATTTACGTGGTCCGGGGTCCCTGAAGGAGACGGACTGGAGTGGCCAGTAAGAGAGGGCTGTCACCAGTACAGCTTAACA ATAGAACAGTTGAAGCAAAAAGCAGATAAAAGAGTCAGAAGT GTTCGGTATAAAGTGGTAGAAGATTATAGTGGTGCCTGCTGTCCTCTGAGTAAAGGAATCAAAACCTTCTTCACGAGCCCCTGCACTGAAGAGCCTCGGATAAGGCTACAGAAAGGGGAGTTCATTTTAGCCACCAGAGGGTTACG ataCTGGTTGTATGGAGATAAAATTCTTGATGATTCCATTATAGAAG GTGTTTCAAGAATAAGAGGATGGTTCCCTAGGAACTGTGTGGAAAAGTGTCCCTGCGATGCGGAAACCGATCAAGCCCCAGAGGGCGAGAAGAAAAATAGATAG